In one Pseudomonas tensinigenes genomic region, the following are encoded:
- a CDS encoding KGG domain-containing protein, with protein MPNSRNSNSGNFANDRTKASEAGRKGGKTTTTTVDKEPKPDMGRKPAQKSK; from the coding sequence ATGCCTAATTCAAGAAACTCGAACTCGGGAAACTTCGCCAACGATCGAACCAAGGCCTCTGAAGCAGGTCGCAAAGGTGGGAAAACCACCACAACGACCGTCGACAAAGAGCCAAAACCAGACATGGGCCGCAAGCCCGCTCAGAAATCGAAGTAG
- the fos gene encoding fosfomycin resistance glutathione transferase — MLTGLNHLTLAVSDLNRSLAFYRDVLQLRVEATWDAGAYLSLPGLWLCLSLDPLRSSEPCTDYTHYAFSLNAADFSTFVAKLKAANVQEWRDNRSEGASFYFLDPDGHKLEAHVGDLASRLAACRQKPYAGMRFYDES, encoded by the coding sequence ATGCTCACCGGCCTCAACCACCTGACCCTCGCGGTCAGCGATTTGAATCGCAGTCTGGCGTTCTATCGCGATGTGCTGCAGTTGCGCGTCGAAGCCACGTGGGATGCCGGTGCCTACTTGTCGCTGCCAGGGTTGTGGTTGTGTTTGTCGCTTGATCCGCTGCGATCGAGTGAACCGTGCACCGATTACACCCACTACGCTTTCAGCCTCAATGCAGCCGATTTCTCAACGTTCGTAGCAAAGCTAAAAGCGGCGAATGTGCAGGAGTGGCGCGACAACCGCAGCGAAGGTGCATCGTTCTACTTCCTTGATCCCGATGGCCACAAGCTCGAAGCCCATGTCGGCGATCTCGCTTCACGGCTGGCAGCGTGTCGGCAAAAACCGTACGCCGGCATGCGTTTTTACGACGAGTCATGA
- a CDS encoding LysR family transcriptional regulator: MLQKSLIRRLDLITLQLFVAVHEEGTLTRAASREAIAVSAASKRLMELEEALGISLFVRQAKGMTLTPAGETLLHHARQMLFNVEKMGLELGEHSHGVRGYVRMLANLSAIIQFLPEDLRDFSAQHPQVKTDLEERPSAGVIQGVLDGVADLGICSNDSDIKGLHSVLYRQDKLVVVMLPEHPLAAREFVAFSETLDSDYVGLHAASSINMRTHAAARQAGKVLRIRIHVPGFDAVCRMVQANMGIGILPQRAYELFGQALGLHAVPLTDDWSDRALIVVVRDEARLSPVSRLLFEHLRGQGA; encoded by the coding sequence CGGCCTCGCGTGAAGCCATCGCGGTGTCGGCGGCGAGCAAGCGGCTGATGGAGCTGGAAGAGGCGCTCGGGATCAGTTTGTTCGTGCGCCAGGCCAAGGGCATGACGCTGACCCCGGCCGGGGAAACGTTGTTGCACCATGCCCGGCAGATGCTGTTCAACGTCGAGAAAATGGGCCTGGAGCTCGGCGAGCACAGCCACGGCGTGCGCGGTTATGTGCGCATGCTGGCGAACCTTTCGGCGATCATCCAGTTTCTTCCCGAAGACCTGCGTGACTTCTCCGCGCAGCATCCGCAGGTCAAGACCGATCTTGAAGAACGGCCCAGCGCCGGGGTGATTCAGGGTGTGCTCGATGGCGTGGCGGATCTCGGTATCTGCTCCAACGACAGCGACATCAAAGGCCTGCACAGCGTGTTGTACCGTCAGGACAAACTGGTTGTCGTGATGTTGCCCGAACATCCTTTGGCCGCGCGTGAATTCGTTGCCTTCAGCGAAACCCTCGACAGCGACTACGTCGGTTTGCACGCGGCCAGTTCGATCAACATGCGTACTCATGCGGCGGCTCGTCAGGCCGGTAAAGTCCTGCGTATTCGCATTCATGTGCCGGGGTTCGATGCGGTGTGCCGGATGGTTCAGGCCAACATGGGCATCGGCATTTTGCCGCAGCGCGCGTATGAACTGTTTGGTCAGGCACTGGGGTTGCACGCGGTGCCGTTGACGGATGACTGGTCGGATCGCGCGTTGATTGTGGTGGTGCGCGATGAGGCGCGGTTGTCGCCGGTGAGTCGGTTGTTGTTTGAGCATTTGCGGGGGCAGGGCGCTTAG
- a CDS encoding hydroxymethylglutaryl-CoA lyase, with protein sequence MITDYSQTLIVQEVSPRDGLQIEPTWVETADKIALINQLSLARFSRIEAGSFVSPKAIPALRDGEQVFTGIERQPGVIYVALIPNLKGAQRALEAGADELNLVMSASQTHNMANMRMRCEDSMAAFGDIVSFASGSGVRLNGSVATTFGCPFEGQIDEDRVLQIVDAYQELGIAGITLADTTGMANPRQVDRLVRRVLQRVSPADLTLHFHNTRGLGLCNVLAAYEAGARRFDAALGGLGGCPFAPGASGNICTEDLVNLCDEIGIHTGIDLPLLLKLSRGLPDLLGHEVPGQLAKAGRNCDLHPIPT encoded by the coding sequence ATGATCACGGACTATTCGCAAACCCTGATCGTCCAGGAAGTCTCGCCGCGCGACGGTTTGCAGATCGAGCCGACCTGGGTGGAAACCGCTGACAAGATCGCCCTGATCAATCAGCTGTCACTGGCCCGTTTCAGCCGTATCGAGGCCGGCTCGTTCGTGTCGCCGAAAGCGATTCCGGCGCTGCGTGATGGCGAGCAGGTTTTCACTGGCATTGAGCGACAGCCTGGGGTGATTTACGTCGCGCTGATTCCCAACCTCAAAGGTGCGCAGCGTGCACTGGAGGCGGGCGCCGATGAACTGAATCTGGTGATGTCCGCCAGCCAGACGCACAACATGGCCAACATGCGCATGCGCTGTGAAGACTCGATGGCGGCGTTCGGTGACATCGTTTCGTTCGCCAGCGGTTCCGGTGTGCGCCTCAATGGTAGCGTTGCTACCACGTTCGGTTGCCCGTTCGAAGGTCAGATTGACGAGGATCGCGTGCTGCAAATCGTCGACGCTTATCAGGAACTCGGCATCGCGGGTATTACCCTCGCCGACACCACTGGCATGGCCAATCCCCGACAGGTGGATCGCTTGGTGCGGCGGGTGTTGCAGCGGGTTTCGCCGGCCGATCTGACTTTGCATTTCCACAACACTCGGGGTCTGGGGCTGTGCAATGTGCTGGCGGCTTACGAGGCGGGGGCGCGACGTTTCGATGCCGCGCTCGGTGGTCTCGGTGGCTGCCCGTTTGCGCCGGGTGCGTCGGGCAATATCTGCACTGAAGACCTGGTGAACCTGTGCGATGAAATCGGCATTCACACCGGCATCGACTTGCCGCTGCTGCTGAAACTCTCTCGTGGCTTGCCGGATCTGCTGGGCCACGAAGTGCCCGGCCAATTGGCCAAGGCCGGACGCAACTGCGACCTGCACCCGATCCCCACCTGA
- a CDS encoding LysE family translocator — translation MTPSLLMAVLASGFIYGITPGPGVLAVFGIGAAHGRRAGAGFLCGHLLGDVVWCSTALIAIVGAREIGSTAFDVLGVLSALYLFWLGWRAVRAQRRNGDEPQGAARKPFWHGILFGLTNPKAYPVAVATFTALLSSRAELLNWSMLPALIALSFLGGLLAYAILIGVVGAQRVRTLYQRHELLITRLCGVMFIGFAINALVHALPGLMPNKA, via the coding sequence ATGACTCCATCGTTGCTAATGGCCGTGCTGGCCTCGGGTTTCATTTACGGGATTACGCCCGGGCCGGGCGTGCTGGCGGTGTTCGGCATCGGCGCAGCCCATGGGCGGCGGGCCGGGGCGGGGTTTCTTTGCGGGCATCTGCTCGGCGATGTGGTCTGGTGCAGCACGGCGCTGATCGCGATTGTCGGTGCCCGGGAAATCGGCAGCACCGCGTTTGATGTGCTCGGTGTGCTCAGCGCCTTGTACCTGTTCTGGCTCGGCTGGCGCGCGGTGCGGGCCCAGCGTCGTAACGGTGACGAACCGCAAGGCGCGGCGCGCAAGCCGTTCTGGCACGGCATTCTGTTTGGCTTGACCAATCCCAAGGCCTACCCGGTGGCGGTCGCGACCTTCACCGCGCTCCTGTCGAGCCGCGCCGAACTGCTCAACTGGTCGATGCTGCCGGCGCTGATTGCCCTGAGTTTCCTCGGCGGCTTGCTGGCCTACGCTATCCTGATTGGCGTGGTCGGCGCGCAGCGCGTGCGCACGCTGTATCAGCGTCACGAATTGTTGATCACCCGCCTGTGTGGCGTGATGTTTATCGGTTTCGCCATCAACGCGCTGGTGCATGCGCTGCCGGGACTGATGCCGAACAAGGCTTGA
- a CDS encoding MFS transporter, with product MSLNVMEAGASPSVDHDAEKTLVSKVAWRLMPLIMVCYLFAFFDRINISFAKFQLQTDLSLSDTAYGLGAGLFVVGYVLFEVPSNMMLYKVGARRWIARIMMSWGVATAAMVFVNSEWQFYALRFVIGAMEAGFAPGVLYYLTLWFPQHFRGRITSMLFLASAFAGLVGAPFSGLVLEHLDGVLEMRGWHWLFLLGGVPCIGLGFLVLTQLKDRIEDAHWLTADEKKLLSSRIAQHEPHKSGGSLLAALKIPGFLTLGLIYFLIQVASYGLNFWAPQLIRSAGTESPVMIGLLTAIPYICGAISMVVIGRLSDATGERRKFVAGLVIVGAIGFFSAGIFASHTTFLIVALGLLGAGIIASIPSFWTLPPKLLAGAGAGAAGGIAVINTLGQFGGIVSPVMVGRIKDLTGSTTPALYVIGVAALIAAALLLWGLPQKLRTLDKF from the coding sequence ATGAGCCTCAATGTAATGGAGGCGGGCGCAAGTCCGTCCGTCGATCACGACGCCGAAAAAACCCTGGTCAGCAAAGTCGCCTGGCGCCTGATGCCGCTGATCATGGTCTGCTACCTGTTCGCCTTTTTCGACCGCATCAACATCAGCTTCGCCAAGTTCCAGTTGCAGACCGATTTGAGCCTGAGCGACACCGCGTACGGCCTCGGCGCTGGGCTGTTCGTGGTCGGTTACGTGCTGTTCGAAGTGCCGAGCAACATGATGCTCTACAAGGTCGGCGCACGCCGCTGGATCGCGCGGATCATGATGTCGTGGGGCGTGGCGACGGCGGCGATGGTGTTCGTCAACAGTGAATGGCAGTTCTACGCGCTGCGCTTTGTCATCGGCGCGATGGAAGCCGGGTTTGCCCCAGGCGTGCTGTATTACCTGACGCTGTGGTTCCCGCAGCATTTCCGTGGTCGCATTACCTCGATGCTGTTTCTCGCTTCGGCATTTGCCGGGCTGGTCGGCGCGCCATTCTCCGGTCTGGTGCTGGAACACCTCGACGGCGTGCTGGAAATGCGCGGCTGGCACTGGCTGTTTCTGCTCGGCGGCGTGCCGTGCATCGGCCTCGGTTTTCTGGTGCTGACGCAGCTCAAGGATCGCATCGAGGATGCACACTGGCTGACTGCGGACGAGAAGAAGTTGCTCTCCAGTCGAATCGCCCAACATGAGCCGCACAAGAGCGGCGGTTCGTTGCTTGCAGCGCTGAAGATTCCCGGTTTTCTGACCTTGGGGCTGATCTACTTTCTGATCCAGGTGGCGTCTTACGGTTTGAATTTCTGGGCGCCGCAATTGATCCGCAGCGCCGGTACCGAGAGCCCGGTGATGATCGGTCTGCTGACGGCCATTCCGTACATTTGCGGGGCGATCAGCATGGTGGTGATCGGGCGTTTGTCAGACGCGACCGGTGAGCGGCGCAAATTTGTCGCCGGGCTGGTGATCGTCGGCGCGATCGGCTTTTTCAGTGCGGGGATTTTCGCCAGCCACACGACGTTTCTGATCGTCGCCCTGGGCTTGCTGGGCGCCGGGATTATCGCTTCGATTCCGAGCTTCTGGACCTTGCCACCGAAGTTGTTGGCCGGGGCTGGCGCTGGTGCGGCGGGCGGGATTGCGGTGATCAACACCCTGGGGCAATTCGGCGGGATTGTCAGCCCGGTGATGGTCGGGCGGATCAAGGATCTGACCGGCAGCACCACCCCGGCGCTATACGTGATTGGCGTAGCGGCGCTGATCGCTGCGGCACTGTTGCTGTGGGGGTTGCCGCAGAAACTGCGCACGCTCGATAAGTTCTGA
- a CDS encoding sensor domain-containing protein, with protein MESRNSAPLASFIDLLLDAVCAVDKQGRFVFVSAACERVFGYSPEELIGRQMIELVHPADRQRTLAAANEIMGGEPKLNFENRYLRKDGSVVHILWSARWSEVDQLRIAVARDITERKRAESRQAALYAISEAAHAAEDLLALFKRIHLIIGEWLPAMNFSVALYDEHCAQLNFPYHVDDDELQPERPGTVTGRLCAEVIRSGQPILLTPDSADSPADFAALVAEQNSPCWLGVPLNSKNGTIGALIVKSLPGGERYTEQDKELLQYVCAQVATAIERQQLHARLRRMAQYDQLTQLPNRELLRDRLKAALAGAREQSGHMALLYVDLDRFKQVNDTFGHAVGDMLLQTVANRLKGCVRETDTVARIGGDEFVVLLHSVQVSEDADGVAEKIRQVLVQPMRLDGHNLHIEPSIGVARYPEHGSEEQQLFRHADQAMYAAKRLNHHALNS; from the coding sequence ATGGAAAGCCGAAATTCCGCGCCGTTGGCGAGTTTTATCGATCTGTTGCTGGACGCCGTTTGCGCAGTCGACAAGCAGGGTCGCTTCGTTTTTGTCAGTGCCGCTTGTGAGCGTGTTTTCGGCTATTCGCCTGAAGAATTGATCGGCCGACAAATGATCGAACTGGTGCACCCGGCGGATCGTCAGCGCACCCTCGCCGCCGCCAACGAAATCATGGGCGGCGAACCCAAGCTCAACTTCGAAAACCGTTATCTGCGCAAGGATGGCAGCGTCGTGCACATCCTCTGGTCGGCGCGCTGGTCGGAAGTCGACCAACTGCGCATCGCCGTGGCGCGCGACATCACCGAGCGCAAACGAGCCGAATCGCGCCAGGCTGCGCTCTATGCGATATCCGAAGCGGCCCATGCGGCGGAAGATTTGCTGGCGCTGTTCAAACGTATCCACCTGATTATCGGCGAATGGCTGCCGGCGATGAATTTCTCCGTGGCGCTGTACGATGAGCACTGCGCACAACTGAATTTCCCCTATCACGTCGACGATGACGAATTGCAGCCCGAACGACCGGGCACCGTCACTGGACGTCTGTGTGCGGAAGTTATCCGTAGCGGACAGCCGATTCTTCTGACGCCAGACAGTGCAGATTCCCCGGCGGATTTCGCCGCGCTGGTGGCGGAGCAGAACTCGCCATGCTGGCTTGGCGTGCCGTTGAACTCGAAGAACGGCACCATCGGTGCCTTGATCGTCAAAAGTCTGCCCGGCGGCGAGCGCTACACCGAGCAAGACAAGGAACTGCTGCAATACGTTTGCGCCCAGGTCGCCACGGCCATCGAGCGCCAGCAATTGCACGCCCGCCTGCGGCGCATGGCGCAGTACGATCAACTCACGCAGCTGCCCAATCGTGAATTGCTGCGCGATCGCTTGAAGGCTGCGTTGGCCGGCGCTCGCGAGCAATCAGGGCACATGGCCTTGTTGTATGTCGACCTGGATCGCTTCAAACAGGTCAACGACACCTTTGGTCACGCCGTCGGCGACATGCTCCTGCAAACCGTGGCCAACCGCCTCAAGGGCTGCGTGCGCGAAACCGACACGGTGGCCCGAATTGGCGGCGATGAATTTGTCGTGCTGCTGCACAGCGTTCAGGTCTCGGAAGATGCTGACGGCGTGGCGGAAAAAATCCGACAGGTACTGGTGCAACCGATGCGTCTCGATGGCCACAACCTGCACATCGAACCAAGCATCGGCGTTGCCCGCTATCCAGAGCACGGCAGTGAAGAACAGCAACTGTTCCGCCATGCCGATCAGGCGATGTACGCCGCCAAACGCTTAAACCATCACGCGCTCAATAGCTGA
- a CDS encoding CaiB/BaiF CoA transferase family protein codes for MTAPLSAIKVIEIGTLIAAPFAARMLAEFGAEVIKIEAMGQGDPLRKWRKLHEGTSLWWYLQSRNKKSLALNLKSAEGIELVKQLAGDADVIIENLRPGALEKLGLGWDVLHALNPNLTLVRISGYGQTGPYRDRPGFGAIGEAMGGIRYTTGTPGSPPARVGVSLGDSLASLHAVIGALMSLLRVKTGQGGGQIVDVSLAESVFNVMESLVPEYDMQGHVRERSGGALPGIAPSNTYLTADGAYVVIAGNSDPIYKRLMQTIGRDDLAEAAEFAHNDGRAAKSGLLDAAITHWTSSLPIDDVLAALEEAEVPAGRIYSVADIVADPHYQARDMLLNAELPGGATVKMPGIVPKLSETPGGVNWSGPTLGQHTDGILASLGLTELDIERLKSQGVVQ; via the coding sequence ATGACTGCCCCTTTGAGTGCGATCAAAGTGATCGAGATCGGCACCCTGATCGCCGCGCCGTTTGCCGCGCGCATGCTCGCCGAGTTCGGCGCCGAGGTGATCAAGATTGAAGCCATGGGTCAGGGCGACCCGCTGCGCAAATGGCGCAAGCTGCACGAAGGCACGTCGCTGTGGTGGTATCTGCAATCACGCAACAAGAAATCCTTGGCGCTCAACCTCAAATCCGCCGAAGGCATCGAACTGGTCAAGCAACTGGCCGGCGATGCTGACGTGATCATCGAAAACCTGCGCCCCGGTGCGCTGGAAAAACTTGGTCTGGGTTGGGACGTGCTCCACGCGCTCAACCCCAATCTCACCCTCGTGCGTATTTCCGGTTATGGCCAGACCGGCCCGTACCGTGATCGTCCGGGCTTTGGCGCGATCGGCGAAGCGATGGGCGGCATTCGTTACACCACCGGCACCCCCGGTTCGCCACCGGCACGGGTCGGCGTCAGCCTCGGTGATTCGCTGGCCTCGCTGCACGCGGTGATCGGCGCGCTGATGTCGCTGCTGCGGGTCAAGACCGGGCAGGGCGGCGGGCAGATCGTCGACGTGTCGCTGGCCGAAAGCGTGTTCAACGTCATGGAAAGTCTGGTGCCGGAATACGACATGCAGGGCCATGTCCGCGAACGCAGCGGCGGCGCCTTGCCGGGTATCGCACCGTCCAACACTTACCTGACGGCTGACGGGGCCTATGTGGTGATTGCCGGCAACAGCGACCCGATCTACAAACGTCTGATGCAAACCATCGGCCGTGATGACCTGGCTGAAGCAGCGGAATTCGCCCACAACGACGGTCGCGCGGCCAAGAGCGGTTTGCTCGACGCCGCCATCACTCATTGGACCAGCAGCCTGCCGATCGACGACGTGCTCGCGGCGCTGGAAGAGGCTGAAGTGCCGGCCGGGCGCATTTATTCAGTGGCCGACATTGTGGCCGATCCGCACTATCAGGCGCGGGACATGCTGCTCAATGCAGAACTGCCTGGCGGCGCGACGGTGAAGATGCCCGGCATCGTCCCTAAACTCTCGGAAACCCCCGGCGGCGTGAACTGGTCGGGGCCGACACTCGGCCAGCACACCGACGGCATTCTCGCCAGCCTTGGCCTGACTGAACTAGACATCGAACGCCTGAAAAGCCAAGGGGTGGTGCAATGA